GAAGAAAAATCAGGACTCTATTAAAACTCGAGGTGCGAAAAGGGATTGGCAGTGCGCTGTTTGCAGACCTGTCAGGTCTACATCAATAGCAAGTAGTAGATCTACTCCAGCAACCCCTGTCACTAAAGAAATTTCTAATACAAACTTTGGAGGCATTTAAATCTGAGATGTTTGTAGAGTTGAGGCGTAATGCTAAGGAGTTCACCGAGTTTCGTACCTCTCTAGATTTTTTCTCTGAGAAAATTGACAAGAGCAATGAGTTGATGGAGGAGTTAAAGCTAGCCTGTAATAAACAGAAAAAggaaatggaagaaataaaagaagaaaacagagtCCTTAAGAAATCCGTTGCCACTTTGGAACAAAGATTAAGAAATATGGAGCAGTATTCTAGACAGACCAACGTTGAAATTAACGGTGTCCCAGAAACAAACGGAGAGCATATGGAGGAGTTGCTAAAGGATGTTGCGAGCTCAATCGGTCTGGAACTGAAGAAGGAGAGGGTGATCGCAGCTCACAGGGTGCCAACATTCAGCCGAAACAGAACACCGCCGATCATCGTGAAGTTCACGACGAGGCAGGACCGGGATGACTGGCTCCAAGCCTTCAAGGAGGTACGACCAATAACGGCGGACAAGATCAATCGGCACTTCAACAAGGACAAGATCTTCATAAACGAGCACCTGTCACCTGAAAATAAACAGCTTCTAGGCAGAGTCAAGGAGGCAGCACGGTCCAAGGGATACAAGTATGTGTGGAGCAGGGAGGGAAAGATTTTTGTGAGGAGGGAAAATGGAGAGAAGTGCATCAGGATCGATGTTTCGGACGACTTGGGGAAGCTGTTAAACCAAGCGAAAGCAGTGAAGCAAGTGAAGTAATATGTGAgttaaataatactgaataaatattacgaaaataatagtttaaaaaactacttagaaaatgtttgtttgttttactgtattatttattagccTAGAATGCTAGTTTACTTTATTCAAGCATGTGCTtatgtatttttcttgttttgtatttttttcttacattgaaTCATGGTAGACAAAATGTGTaattctaaatagtataaatgatagttttttctcttccaactccaacagtttaaatatatttcacataaatattagaagtttaagGAAAAATTTTGACACTTTCATGGCCAATGTACATATGTTAAATAATTCGatagatattattgttatgacTGAAATATGGATTTATGAAGAGGAAGtatcacattataaaattactggttataaatcatttttacaaaacaaacgaGCAGTATAGAGCAGGAGGcgtaattgtttacattaaagatGATATTTTAGTTCGAGATAGGGGATTAACCATTGATTCAGCTGATAtgttagttttagaaattaagtttagaaatattatgtttaacttaGTTAGCTTGTACAGGTTACACAGTTtctctgtaaacaattttttatttgatttagaaaaaatcattccaaatttaagtttataacgtaatttatataGGCGATATCAATCTAGATATTTTGGTTAATAATAACATAAGCAGCAGTTATCTGTCGCTTATGAATAATAACGGATTCTTATGTTTGATTGATAAGTTTACCAGAGGAAATAATGATTCTGCTTCCTGTATTGATCACCTTTTTTATACGATTTAAAAACTCCAATTTGTTTAGGGCTGCAATATTTTAATGTCGACATAACGGATCATTTTTTAATAGGGCCTCGTTGCAAATTTTGAGAACGAAATAAACAATATCCATAAGGATGTCATATTAACCAAGAAAATTCTGGATTTTGAAAGCTTAAAAAATCAACTTAGTGATTTAACGATTtggaataatgtattacaaagtaCTGATGTAAATGAGgcattaaatgagttttatgagACTCTCTATAAGCACATTGAGGACCACAGTCAGATTAAATTTTGGTAGACCTGGAGTGGTGAAGGCAAAAATGAGAAGTCCATGGATAAATGAacgaataataaagaaaattaaaataagaaataaactggcAATCAGGAACAGAAGTAGGCCGTATGACacacatttcaaacaatattacacGCGCTTTAAAGAAAAACTAGACAATGAAAtagtggaaataaaaaataattattagggAAATATTTGCTGGTCAGTGgaagttaataaatagttttacagatAAGAAGGATCAACAAGCGATAGCTCAGATAAGAGATGAACAGGGTAACACAGTATCTGATCCGATAACAATGGCGCAGTTGTTCAATGAATACTTCGTATCTGCACCGGGCAAAGTCGAGTCAGGCCTACCTGGGGGCAATGTTCTTGATACTTCTGGTTTTTACAATTGCCACAATTCTTTATTCTTGAAGCCAGTTTTTAGCGAAGaggtgtttaaaaataattaataatttaaaaaataaaaagtcaactgGATGCGATTTTCTTTCTgtacaacttataaaaaagtGTTGGATTCGTTATAGCAGAGGTTATAGCagcattaaataaatttgagttttagcaGTGGTGTTTTCCCAAGTAAACTGAAAGAGTCAATTGTTGTGCCCATTCATAAGAAAGGCTCGAAGGACTTAATTCAACATTACAGACCGATTGCTCTTTTATCTGTAATATCCAAGATTATAGAGAAATGCATGAAagacaggttgattgattttttaaacaataaacacttcTTTAGTTCCTAATCAGTATGGTTTTATAAAAGGGAAAAACACAGAAGGAGCTATATTAACATTGGtagaacaaatttacattagttttaataaataactataaagcagctggagtttttattgatttttgtaaaggCATTTGAACCTGGTTAACcataagattttattaaagaaattggaACTCTTAGGAGTAAGAGGTAACACTTTAAACTGGTTTGCAGGCTACCTTGAAAATCGAGaacagaaagttaaaatatcaaatgcattCAGTGACGCGAAGATTGTTAATACAGGAGTCCCCCAAGGCTCCGTTCTTGGTCCAacgttgtttctaattttcataaatgacttgCTGGAGATTACCATTAAATGGAAACATTATagggtttgctgatgatattgcgattagatattctgaaaaacaatgggaaaacatctggaatcatattagagaagatttgaTAAAAGTCAGGAAATGGTGTGAAAACAACAGAATGGTCTTGAATGCCTCTAAGactaagttttataaattttgacttaaaaggataccaattcaataatgtgctaaaaatttcatagattagattgtcaagccatttcaaactgcaattgtgaaattattgatcaagttgaacaaattaaatatttaggaataaacattgatgaaaaaCTGAGCTGGAAACCGCATATAAACAGCATTCAAGTAGGTTTAAGAAGAAAtatcagaagtttttattttttaaggaaatttattgatgataaattaatgagaacactttattttgcgctaattcattctaaattgaattatggtataGAAAATTGGGGAGCTGCTGACAATATAACCATACAACCGTTGAATGTAACACAAAACCACTTCgtaagaataattgcaaaaaggaaaagatatgaatctgcattacctatttataaatatctaagaatattaccactaaaatatttattttttatttcaaagtattaaaaattttctatgagaaaagtggaaacaggaatgacagagtttaccaaagaacaagaggtgacatactggggctgttcatgagaccgaaggtaaataagtcaattttcaaaaaaagtttttctttttt
This sequence is a window from Homalodisca vitripennis isolate AUS2020 unplaced genomic scaffold, UT_GWSS_2.1 ScUCBcl_389;HRSCAF=2274, whole genome shotgun sequence. Protein-coding genes within it:
- the LOC124370645 gene encoding uncharacterized protein LOC124370645; amino-acid sequence: MFVELRRNAKEFTEFRTSLDFFSEKIDKSNELMEELKLACNKQKKEMEEIKEENRVLKKSVATLEQRLRNMEQYSRQTNVEINGVPETNGEHMEELLKDVASSIGLELKKERVIAAHRVPTFSRNRTPPIIVKFTTRQDRDDWLQAFKEVRPITADKINRHFNKDKIFINEHLSPENKQLLGRVKEAARSKGYKYVWSREGKIFVRRENGEKCIRIDVSDDLGKLLNQAKAVKQVK